GCGACCCGCTGAGGTACATCAACGTCGACGATGCCAATGTCCGCGGGCTCGTCCACACTTCCAATCCCGATGGTGTGAACCGTCCAGCCGACATCAGCGAGGCGCGCGGCAACTTCCCCCGCGTCCGCTCGCCCAGCCGAGTCGCGCCCATCGGTGAACAGCACGACCGCTCGCGATGCTTCCTCATCATGGCGATCACTTGCAATTTCCCGGCCTACACCCTCTGCGATTGCACGGAGTGGCGAACTCAAGTCGGTACCGCCCCCATTGGCATTCTCCAGCAACGCCCGCGTGTGGTCGTCCATTTGTCGTGTCAGGTCCCGCAGATCACCCGAATGAAGGGTTGGCATCTCATCGGTCGACGACGAACTCCACGCCAAGTTCGCGGAGTCATCGAACACAACAACATCCATCAGGTGAGTGTCTCGCAGTTGTTCGATCCAGCCTTCATGTCCTGGTTGGCCGAACAACAGATCGGTTGCCCGCCGCAGCCGATCCGGCGAAACCTGCGTTTGAGAATCCTGTTCGCTCATGCTTTGCGATCGATCGACCGCCCACACCACGCGTGCTGGATTGCCGATCACGTGACGGTGATGCCAAACAGGCCCCGCCAATAAAAAACAGGCAAGCACAACAGCGGTACCGCGCATCGCCGGCAGCAACCAAGACCAAGGTGGATCGATTTTCGCCGTTTCGCGAAGGTAGAGCAGCATCACGATCATTCCTGCGGACAATGCCCCCAGTAAGATCAGCCAAGTCGGCAGCTCAGAGGAGAATCGCAGGTTCGCAACCACGTCACTCATGTCGTTGCCTGGGCGTGAGAACGTGAAAAACGATTGGCCGATCGAGTCACCCCGAACTGCTGCCACATCACCTCAACAATCATCACCACCAACAGCAACCACAGCAGCGGTCGCCAAACCTCGACGCCAAACCGATCCCGCGTCGTGGCGGCAACAAGAGAATCTGCATCACTGAAAAGATTCGCCCCCATCCGCTCAGTGCACTCCGTAAGCAACTCCGGTGCAACGCTGCGCAGTGTCGACTCCTCCGCCGGAACCTCAACTACTCGAACCTGCGGCATGACCAACGGATCTGCTGCTCGATGGATCGGAACAGACGCCTCCACGGTGTCCTTACCGGAGTCGTTACTGGAGTTCTCCATATCGCCGACGCGGACATGCTCAAATCGATAGGCACCGACTTGCTGCGTGTCTGTGAATACGAGTGGAGCTCGAGCAGCGACCGATAGCGTTTGAGTACTTTTCCCGGGCATGGAAACTTCCCACACTCTCGCATCCGACTCATCGAAACGGCCAACGGGAACAATCACCATCGCGGTGCCAGGCAGCACGTCGCCTGGACAATCCGAGCCGACCATCTCCATCACGAGTTCCTGCATCATCGGGAGGAATACCGGTCGCAGTGGCAAGTTGGACCACGCCGTGTCGCAAGGGATGGCAAACTGCACCACCCGCCCGCTGGTTGATACTCGATCCGGTCCAGCCTCATCCCAGTCCGTTCCAGGCGCAATGGTTTTCGCAACGACCAGGGGCGCCCCCACATCGGTGTGAAGCCAAATCGACACTGATTTGTCGTGCGGCGTAATCGTGCGCAGTCGTTTGACGTCCACCGAATCGAATAGAGAATCCTCGGCATCGCCGAGCGATCGCCAAACCGCCAGCTTCGCTCCCGGTGGTTCGATTCGATAAAGCCTCTCCCCGGCACTTGTGACTTGCTGCGGTGAGGCAGGTAACCACGGGCACTCTGACCACGCCGAGGAGTCAACCTGATCTCCATCGAAAAACAGCACCCGTCCGCCAGCTGCGAGATAGTGATCGAGCAGATCCGTTCCATTGGGTAGGGAAGGTGGGCGTTTAACGTTGGCCAGCACGATCAGATCCGGGAATCCTTCTCCCGTCTCGTCAGCGATCGGTGACTCCGCTGCAATCATGGGCTCAAGAGTCTTCACCAAGGTCCTCTCTGACATCACCTGGGTTGAAACGAGATCCTGTTGGGCGATCGCGAGATGACGTGGCCCCCGAGTGCTCGAGCCTGGCCCCCGAGTGCTCGAGCTTGGCTCCCGAAAGCTCGAGCCTGCACGGCGAACAGCAGATTGAAACGCGAAGGGACTGAGTGCGACCTTGAGAAAATCTGTTTCACTGTGCAGTGGCTGCCGCGATGGTTGACCATCGACCAACCAAACACGGACGGGGCTCGACACCTCGATCGCCCACTCACGCCGATTGTCGGCGGCAATTGCGTCGGCGTGCTCAATCGACAATCCCACACTCGCCCCTCCTGGCTTCTCGAACGTGGTTTGCCAATTTAACTTTGTCGTGCCGTGAGGCTCGATCGAAACCGTCTGGGTGTGGAGCACACGCCCGTCCACCATCCAACCCGCCCGCAGATGAGTGACAGGCAATTCCGAGTCATTGCGGATCGATGCTGTCAGCAATACCGATTGACCAACAAGAATTGCGGCGGCGTCAGTGGATACCGACTCGACGAGCACATTTGCGAGCGTACTGGAATCCGCATCTGTTTCGGTGACATCTAAAAAATCAACTTGCGGCCGTGGCTCAAACCCGGCCAATCGCTCGTCGAGATGATCGATTACCTCCAACACCAGCGAGTGATTATCGACGCTGGATCCTGCGAACGTGTTCTCCTGAAAATCGGACACTAGCACGATGCGACGGTAGGGGTGCGCCGCATCGCGACACGCGTCGACGGCGGCCTGCAATGCTACAGATAGACTCATCGGTGGGCCATCAAAGCGGAGGTCGCGAATCATCTCGCGAGCGTCGCGGGGCGATCCACGCCTGGGTGCTGACACCAATTGGCTGCTCGACATGAGGATGACTTCGTCGCGCCGGGACATCGAATCAAGTAACGCGTTTGCAGACTCCACGGCCCGCACCGAGCGGCTTGTGGCCGACATGGACCGGCTATCGTCAATCATCAAGATCAATGACACCGGCGCCTGCCCCGCCAGCGAACGGCCGCCGATCGATGAGAGCAGCGGCCGTGCCATCGCGAGTGCCAACAAAATCGGAATAGCACAACGCAGTGCCAACAGGATCCATTGGTGCCACTGCATCCTTCGACGATTGGCATTGACAACGTCTTGCAACAGAAACATCGCCCCCCAATCGAGCGTGCGGAAGCGACTGCGAAACAATAAATGTATGGCCAGCGGCACGACAAACGCCGCCGCGCCTAATGCCATCGCTGCATTGATAAAGCTCATGGCATGTCCTCCAGAACCGTGCGGCGATGAATCACATCGCCTGCCGCTCCGGAGACCGGGCCTGCCATACGAAGTGTGATGAACCGTGACAGACAATCCACCAGCGGCAGGTCCGTGCTGATCAACAGGTGGTCGACATGATTGCGGCGACAGGCAGCAGCGATCATGTCATTGTGGCGATGCAACGACTCCAGATATCGTGTGCGAATTTGGCGAGCATCAATCACCTCATGTCGCTCGTCCCGTTCAAGATCACGAAAGTCAATCCGTTCGTCAAAGGGAAAATCTAACTCGTCGGGATCGACTACCTGCAGGAACACGACGTCCTGCCGCCCACCCCTGAGCAGCGTCAGCGACCGGCCGAGCGATTCGACGTCACCAAAGCCGTCGGAAATTAAAACGACCAACCCCCGCCGCGGCAACTTGACCGATGCTTGCCGCAACACCGTGCCTAAATCCGTCTCACCGCCCCGCTGTGACTGTGCCAGTGAGTTCAAAATCACGTTCAGGTGTGAGGGCAACATGCGCGGCGGTACATAGTCGCGGACTTTGGCGTCAAAGGTCATCACCCCAACAGAATCTTGATTGGAAAGCATCAAGTACGCAAACGCCGCGGCTAGACCTGTCGCATACTCTTGCTTCGTACCATCCCACCACGAGGGCGGTGGCGGGGACGTGGTACTCGACGCGTTTTCCTGCGCGTTGTGACTGACTGATCGTGCACGCTCGCCCCCGTAGGCCATGCTACCGCTCTGATCGACCAATAGCATGCAACGTAGATTCGTTTCCTCCTCAAACTCACGAATATACAATCGGTCACTTTTACCGAAGGCTTTCCAATCGATATTTTTCAGTTCGTCGCCCGGCACGTAGGGCCGATGCTCTTTGAACTCCACGCTAGAGCCTTTATGCGGAGATCGATGCCGTCCCACCGCTAGCCCCTCAACCGCTTGGCGGGCAACCAAACGCAATGATTCGATGCGTGAGACATCGCGGGCGCGAAACAAATCAGCAAGTCGCATGGAGGTAGGATCCGAGACGGGAGAGCAAAAGCTGGCAACCGCCTAGTCTAGCCCACCCGATCACCGCAGTCACGCGTTCGCGTATGTGGCGACCGCCCCCCGCTCGTTGAAATGCGACGGTTTCCGACTGTCCCCCTGCCAATGCGTCCCCCTGCCAATGCAGGATAGAGCGTTTACAGTAAGTAGTCGATCGAACCAGCCTTGCGGCGTCTTTCCCCCTAACATCGATCGGTGGTTTCTTGTGCCCCTCTCCACTTGTGCCCCTCTCCATTTGAGTTCGATGATGAAAATTGCTTTGCTCACCCTCTCCGTCCTATTCGCCACAGCAAGTACTTACGCCGCTGAACCGATCTCCCTGCGTGTACTCAGCTACAACATTCATCATGGTGAAGGTGTCGATGGTTCGCTCGACCTACCAAGGATTGCCAGCGTAATTCGCTCTGTCGAGCCTGACTTAGTGGCTCTCCAGGAGGTCGATCAGAAAGTGAATCGATCCGGTGACGTCGACCAACCTGCCGAGCTAGCAAGATTGACTGACATGCATGTGGTGTTTGGCGGCAACATCGAACTGCAAGGCGGTCACTACGGCAACGCGATTCTTTCGAGATTCCCCATCACAAAATTCAGCAATCATCCCCTGCCGAACGTAGACGAGGGTGAGCCGCGAGGTGTGATGATGGCGACGATCTCGGCACCCAAACTCGACTCATCGCTGCGCCTCTTGGCGACTCATCTAGACCATCGGCGTAGTGATGTCGCCCGCGTGCAATCTGCCAAGTTTATCAATGGTTTGGTCAAGTCGGATTCATCCCCGGCGGTCTTGATGGGAGACATGAATGACGTCATTGGCAGCGCCACAATCTCTCGCTTCGATCAAGTTTGGAAACGAACGAACGAGAAACCAATGCCGACGATTCCAGTGGGGCAACCAACCCGGCAAATTGATTTCATTTTGTTTCATCCTGCAGAACGTTGGCAGGTGGTGGAAACCCAGGTGCTCGACGAAGCCGTCGCGTCCGACCACCGAGCCATTTTCAGCGTACTCGAACTCCGCAGCGAATGAAGGCAGCGAGCAAACGACGGCATGCTCCCCCGAAACGCGTTGCTTGGACTACCGACTCCATTGTCCTGGGAAATCCAGTACCGGTGACAGGATCTCTTGCCCAGCAGGGCCTCTTGTACAACAAGGCCTCGCGACCAGCAGGACCTCGCGACCAGCAGGACCTCGCGACCAGCAGGTCCTCGTGACCAGCAGGTCCTCGCGCCTAGCTGGCATTCTTGGCAGAGCGGTCAATGGGTGCGGATGCAACGAGCATGCGTTCCGAGTGCGGACCGCGGGGGCGATGGCAGACACGGGCACTCAGATCCTTCCGTGAGCGCATGATACGAATGTAGAAATGCCCGCCGAGACACTCATCAGGTGGCCCATGAATCGAGCCCCTCAACGAAAACGGCAGCCCAGGGCTGCCGTTTCGACCTCAAACTTGTTCGGTGCGTGATATGGAGTTCATCCTCTTTCGTTCTACCGCCCCGCCGCTCGTCGTTGACACTGACAACCGGAAGACGGCGACGACTCGTTAAACCGTTCGGATACACTCCCTTCCACGGCCGGTCATTATAACTTGGGCAACTGCTTTTTCACCGCTGCACCAACATCAACAATTTTGACCGAATCGTCTTCGGCGGTGACAGAGATGGTACTTGGAGTCTTTTGCTGAGACTGATAGGCCAGGTCGACCAATTGAAACGTTTTCCCTTCGACAGCACCGGATGGATCGTCGCTGGCGGTGGCCGGAGTATCGGATTGCAACTTGCTGACGGTAACCCTGTACTCGCCCAGCGGTGCTCCGCTGTATTTCCCATTGGTTTGAATGGCAGCCTCACCGTTGTCGTCAGTGGTACCACCTAGGGCCCAAGGATTCGTGGCGTCGTTCGGTATCAAGCGGACACTGGCGCCGGCCAACGGGCTTCCGGACTGCAACACTTTGACGACCAAGGGCTGCAGGTCGGGCAACCCTTCAGGACGGTCGTCTGTCGAACAGCCAGACGTTATGCATAGGAGCAGGGTGAGGTAAGAGAATAAACGAAACGAGACGGACATGTTCATGGATGTTAGGAGGATGTATTGAGAGTTTGAGTTTTAAGATGAGAGGCTTGATCGCGTTGGTCCAACCAACGCGACCAAGCCGAGCGACTGGCCGCAGGTCTACAAAGAAGACGTCGTCTCGCTGCCTTGCGGCGAGCCCATCGCGCCCCAAATACCATATGGGCTTGTACCCGATCTTACTTGAGCGGCATTCGCGTTCCCCGCGTCAATTGAATCAGTAATGAACTGCACAGACCCGTCGAGCATGAGAGCTTGAACACCGCCCTGATGGTAGCTCGTGGGGGCAAAAGTTCCCCAGGCATAATTGCTGTCAGAGTAGGCACACGACGGCGAGTTGGGTGAGAGTGTCGTTGTAAACCGATTATTAACGGCTCGTCCATCGCCAAGAATCAGCCCGCGCCAACAATCAATTCCAGTCTGGTACTGGATGCGGTCTTCGGTAAGTGCAACAGTGAGACATGCTGCCGGGATCGCGGTTGAACCGTTATAGAGCGCACTCGCACGACCAACATCACCCTTCACAAGTGCTTGTTCGCGGGGGGCCCCGGTAACCTCGCTCATCGCAATCGTATTGCTCAGACCGTCGGTACAATCCCGGAAGGCTCGCCGACTACTACGCATCGAGGCCTCCAATGCATTGACAAACATGCTGCGTGAGTCAATTTTTGAAGTCGAACCACCTTCCTGAGCGTCGGTGCGGTTGTTGTGCCACATTGCATCCCCAGTCGAGAATACATAGAGACATTTTGAAACGGTGCTGTACTCGCTGTTGGTAGCGTTGGGCGCCGAAGGACAGAGGAATGCACCCTGGGGGCCGGCATTTTGAAGGGTCGGTGAACTCCAGATCGACGATCCTGGCGCGGCATTCTTCGCATCCCGTTCAATCCCTTGATAGAGATTGCCCATTTCGAGGAAAGGCAGCAGGAAGATTGCAGCGCTGACATGCGGGTAGTCCGGGTAAGGACCACTGTAGCCTTGAAAATGAGTGGCCCCTACGGGCAATTGATCATAGGCGCTGTGGTAGTTGTGGATTGCCAGTCCGAGCTGCTTCATATTGTTGGAGCACTGCATCCGGCGTGCAGCCTCTCGCGCTGCCTGGACCGCGGGCAGCAGCAATCCCACCAACACACCGATAATGGCAATAACGACCAACAACTCAACTAAAGTGAAACCGGATCGAAAGTT
This genomic window from Allorhodopirellula heiligendammensis contains:
- a CDS encoding carboxypeptidase-like regulatory domain-containing protein; this translates as MSVSFRLFSYLTLLLCITSGCSTDDRPEGLPDLQPLVVKVLQSGSPLAGASVRLIPNDATNPWALGGTTDDNGEAAIQTNGKYSGAPLGEYRVTVSKLQSDTPATASDDPSGAVEGKTFQLVDLAYQSQQKTPSTISVTAEDDSVKIVDVGAAVKKQLPKL
- a CDS encoding BatA domain-containing protein, translating into MSFINAAMALGAAAFVVPLAIHLLFRSRFRTLDWGAMFLLQDVVNANRRRMQWHQWILLALRCAIPILLALAMARPLLSSIGGRSLAGQAPVSLILMIDDSRSMSATSRSVRAVESANALLDSMSRRDEVILMSSSQLVSAPRRGSPRDAREMIRDLRFDGPPMSLSVALQAAVDACRDAAHPYRRIVLVSDFQENTFAGSSVDNHSLVLEVIDHLDERLAGFEPRPQVDFLDVTETDADSSTLANVLVESVSTDAAAILVGQSVLLTASIRNDSELPVTHLRAGWMVDGRVLHTQTVSIEPHGTTKLNWQTTFEKPGGASVGLSIEHADAIAADNRREWAIEVSSPVRVWLVDGQPSRQPLHSETDFLKVALSPFAFQSAVRRAGSSFREPSSSTRGPGSSTRGPRHLAIAQQDLVSTQVMSERTLVKTLEPMIAAESPIADETGEGFPDLIVLANVKRPPSLPNGTDLLDHYLAAGGRVLFFDGDQVDSSAWSECPWLPASPQQVTSAGERLYRIEPPGAKLAVWRSLGDAEDSLFDSVDVKRLRTITPHDKSVSIWLHTDVGAPLVVAKTIAPGTDWDEAGPDRVSTSGRVVQFAIPCDTAWSNLPLRPVFLPMMQELVMEMVGSDCPGDVLPGTAMVIVPVGRFDESDARVWEVSMPGKSTQTLSVAARAPLVFTDTQQVGAYRFEHVRVGDMENSSNDSGKDTVEASVPIHRAADPLVMPQVRVVEVPAEESTLRSVAPELLTECTERMGANLFSDADSLVAATTRDRFGVEVWRPLLWLLLVVMIVEVMWQQFGVTRSANRFSRSHAQATT
- a CDS encoding DUF58 domain-containing protein codes for the protein MRLADLFRARDVSRIESLRLVARQAVEGLAVGRHRSPHKGSSVEFKEHRPYVPGDELKNIDWKAFGKSDRLYIREFEEETNLRCMLLVDQSGSMAYGGERARSVSHNAQENASSTTSPPPPSWWDGTKQEYATGLAAAFAYLMLSNQDSVGVMTFDAKVRDYVPPRMLPSHLNVILNSLAQSQRGGETDLGTVLRQASVKLPRRGLVVLISDGFGDVESLGRSLTLLRGGRQDVVFLQVVDPDELDFPFDERIDFRDLERDERHEVIDARQIRTRYLESLHRHNDMIAAACRRNHVDHLLISTDLPLVDCLSRFITLRMAGPVSGAAGDVIHRRTVLEDMP
- a CDS encoding endonuclease/exonuclease/phosphatase family protein — translated: MMKIALLTLSVLFATASTYAAEPISLRVLSYNIHHGEGVDGSLDLPRIASVIRSVEPDLVALQEVDQKVNRSGDVDQPAELARLTDMHVVFGGNIELQGGHYGNAILSRFPITKFSNHPLPNVDEGEPRGVMMATISAPKLDSSLRLLATHLDHRRSDVARVQSAKFINGLVKSDSSPAVLMGDMNDVIGSATISRFDQVWKRTNEKPMPTIPVGQPTRQIDFILFHPAERWQVVETQVLDEAVASDHRAIFSVLELRSE
- a CDS encoding DUF1559 domain-containing protein encodes the protein MKNFRSGFTLVELLVVIAIIGVLVGLLLPAVQAAREAARRMQCSNNMKQLGLAIHNYHSAYDQLPVGATHFQGYSGPYPDYPHVSAAIFLLPFLEMGNLYQGIERDAKNAAPGSSIWSSPTLQNAGPQGAFLCPSAPNATNSEYSTVSKCLYVFSTGDAMWHNNRTDAQEGGSTSKIDSRSMFVNALEASMRSSRRAFRDCTDGLSNTIAMSEVTGAPREQALVKGDVGRASALYNGSTAIPAACLTVALTEDRIQYQTGIDCWRGLILGDGRAVNNRFTTTLSPNSPSCAYSDSNYAWGTFAPTSYHQGGVQALMLDGSVQFITDSIDAGNANAAQVRSGTSPYGIWGAMGSPQGSETTSSL